The following coding sequences lie in one Sinorhizobium fredii USDA 257 genomic window:
- the tnpC gene encoding IS66 family transposase — translation MNRTGEPSVAELMAQLAANAAEIAALKAEKETLSQRVVKLEEELALARLHRFAPRSEKHVDRIFNEAEEAADEDGADSHESEVIDIPDTGLPPVESTTGQKRGRRPLPQNLPRERVEYDLPDDQKACPCCRGQMHRMGEAVTEQLHIEVKAKVLQNVRFKYACRHCDRTGINTPVVTAPMPVQPLPGSIATASTLAFALVHKYVDGTPLYRLAQTFERAGVPVSRGALGHWVIGSSEKHLHRIYDALKLRLRSQPLIHGDETTVQVLKEKDKEATSTSYMWAYRSGDDSDEPIVLLDYQPGRGQIHPQTFLGDYRGILMSDGYTAWRTLDGAIHIGCMAHSRRRFVDALKARKKGGGPPEQALRFFEQLYRVERQARDKKPDAGETKADSVRRFRQQHSIPVLTALKVWLDEIAPKVMPDTKLGDAVSYTLNQWDYLTRYTDDGRMPIDNNILERDIRVFATGRKSWLFSDTTDGAKASAVIYSLMLTCRACGVEPLTWLRHVLTELPQRAGDADIDDLLPFNFTQTATA, via the coding sequence ATGAATCGAACCGGCGAACCGAGCGTTGCAGAGCTGATGGCGCAGTTGGCGGCCAATGCTGCCGAAATCGCCGCGCTGAAAGCCGAGAAGGAAACGCTCTCGCAGCGGGTCGTCAAGCTGGAGGAAGAGCTGGCGCTTGCACGGCTCCATCGCTTTGCGCCGCGCAGCGAAAAGCACGTTGATCGCATCTTCAACGAAGCCGAAGAGGCTGCGGACGAGGATGGAGCGGACAGCCACGAGAGCGAGGTCATCGACATTCCGGACACAGGCCTGCCGCCTGTCGAAAGCACGACGGGTCAGAAGCGTGGCCGCAGACCACTACCGCAGAACCTGCCGCGCGAGCGCGTCGAGTATGACCTTCCCGACGATCAGAAGGCTTGTCCTTGCTGCCGTGGGCAGATGCACCGCATGGGCGAGGCCGTTACCGAGCAACTTCATATCGAAGTGAAGGCGAAGGTCTTACAGAATGTGCGGTTCAAATATGCATGCCGCCATTGCGACCGCACCGGGATCAACACGCCTGTCGTGACCGCGCCGATGCCGGTGCAGCCCTTGCCGGGCAGCATCGCCACGGCCTCGACATTGGCCTTCGCACTCGTTCACAAGTACGTCGACGGCACACCGCTCTACCGTCTGGCGCAGACCTTCGAACGCGCCGGTGTTCCTGTCAGCCGTGGTGCTCTCGGCCACTGGGTGATCGGTTCGAGCGAGAAGCATCTGCATCGCATCTATGACGCGCTGAAACTGCGGCTCAGGTCGCAACCCCTCATCCATGGCGACGAGACGACCGTTCAGGTCCTGAAGGAAAAGGACAAAGAGGCCACCAGCACATCGTATATGTGGGCCTATCGGAGCGGCGACGACAGTGACGAGCCGATCGTGCTTCTCGATTATCAGCCGGGCCGCGGCCAGATTCACCCCCAGACCTTCCTCGGCGATTACCGCGGCATATTGATGAGCGATGGTTACACCGCCTGGCGCACGCTGGATGGCGCGATCCATATCGGATGCATGGCCCATTCGAGGCGGCGCTTCGTCGATGCCCTCAAAGCCAGAAAGAAAGGCGGCGGTCCGCCCGAGCAGGCTCTCCGGTTCTTCGAACAACTCTATCGGGTTGAAAGGCAAGCACGAGACAAGAAGCCTGATGCCGGCGAAACGAAGGCCGACAGCGTTCGCCGATTCCGACAGCAACACAGCATACCCGTCCTGACCGCTCTCAAGGTATGGCTCGACGAAATCGCGCCGAAGGTCATGCCGGACACCAAGCTGGGCGATGCTGTATCCTACACCCTGAACCAGTGGGATTATCTGACGCGCTACACAGACGATGGCAGGATGCCGATCGACAACAACATCTTGGAGCGCGACATCAGAGTTTTTGCGACCGGCAGAAAGAGCTGGCTGTTCAGCGATACCACCGACGGAGCCAAGGCCAGCGCCGTCATCTACAGCCTCATGCTGACCTGCCGTGCCTGCGGCGTCGAGCCGTTGACGTGGTTGCGCCACGTCCTTACCGAATTGCCTCAACGCGCGGGCGATGCTGATATCGACGACTTGTTGCCCTTCAACTTCACACAGACTGCCACCGCCTGA
- a CDS encoding LacI family DNA-binding transcriptional regulator — MAKAVVDHLQNRIWKGPTVQEIAQLAGVGPATVDRVLNNRSGVRERTRARVLGALEKLKNESADRDIALHIRLFCDSGETFNAAMAAAVTEVNRTVAGIEIEGDYVTTSEVEPSSFARRIEQQGSAADGVVVIAREHPAINRAIRKLRTMEIPVVCLTTDLPSSRRSTYIGNDQYAAGSVAALLIGNALPKERSNILIVMSVAFRCQQEREMGFRRVLRSDFSYLKIEERVISDDRPESTCEQLTRYFEAHGHPAAIYNVAGANRGVAKALEHAGRARDTVFVGHELTNHSRNLLESGVMDYVISHDSSGELAAAAKWIRDNVGGVTVEPSYSQILVHTRYNCGL; from the coding sequence TTGGCGAAAGCTGTGGTCGATCACCTACAAAATCGGATATGGAAAGGCCCCACGGTCCAGGAGATCGCCCAGCTCGCAGGCGTCGGTCCTGCGACGGTCGACAGGGTCCTCAACAACCGCAGCGGCGTCCGAGAACGAACGAGAGCCCGCGTCCTGGGGGCGCTCGAAAAGCTGAAGAACGAAAGCGCGGACCGCGACATCGCTTTGCATATTCGTCTATTTTGTGACTCTGGCGAAACCTTCAATGCAGCAATGGCGGCCGCTGTAACCGAGGTCAATCGAACCGTTGCCGGCATCGAGATCGAGGGAGATTACGTAACCACGAGCGAAGTCGAGCCCTCATCGTTTGCGCGCCGGATCGAGCAGCAAGGCAGCGCCGCGGATGGCGTCGTGGTTATCGCTCGCGAGCATCCGGCGATCAACCGCGCGATACGAAAGCTGCGGACCATGGAAATTCCCGTCGTCTGCCTAACGACGGATCTGCCGAGTTCCCGTCGCAGCACCTACATAGGCAATGACCAGTATGCCGCCGGCAGTGTGGCCGCTCTGTTGATCGGCAATGCGCTTCCAAAGGAGCGCAGCAATATCCTGATCGTCATGAGCGTGGCATTCCGCTGCCAGCAGGAGCGTGAGATGGGCTTCCGGAGGGTGCTGCGCTCCGATTTTTCATATTTGAAGATCGAGGAACGTGTGATTTCGGACGACAGGCCGGAGAGCACTTGTGAGCAGTTAACCCGCTATTTCGAGGCACATGGTCACCCGGCCGCGATCTACAATGTCGCCGGCGCCAATCGGGGCGTGGCAAAGGCACTGGAGCACGCCGGAAGGGCCCGCGACACGGTCTTCGTCGGCCACGAGCTGACCAACCATTCGCGAAACCTGCTGGAATCCGGCGTCATGGACTATGTCATTTCGCACGACTCCAGCGGCGAGCTGGCGGCAGCCGCCAAATGGATCCGTGACAACGTCGGGGGCGTAACCGTGGAGCCGTCCTATTCGCAAATCCTGGTGCACACCCGATACAATTGCGGTCTGTGA
- a CDS encoding ATP-binding cassette domain-containing protein, which produces MANPLIQVKNLDLHFGAFHALKNVSVDFHAGEMIGLVGDNGAGKTTLIRVLCGIYAPTSGEVFFDGNKVEKFHPKLAIDQGIETIQQSVGLCDNLSIARNFYLGREPVKRVLGIPFLDMGKMREKSTRVIRQFGLRGNVSADDEVERLSGGERQSVKIGRAVEFKNRVVIMDEPTNHLSVREREHVNELAVQLKEQGLLVIYITHDIFQVHKLADRIVIMENGEKVADATTNSMTAEELEEVIRQGGRVVEKREAV; this is translated from the coding sequence ATGGCGAACCCCCTCATTCAGGTGAAGAACCTTGATCTCCACTTCGGAGCTTTCCACGCCCTCAAGAACGTCTCGGTGGACTTCCACGCCGGCGAGATGATTGGCCTGGTCGGCGACAACGGTGCGGGCAAGACGACGCTGATCCGCGTCCTTTGCGGCATTTACGCCCCGACCTCGGGCGAGGTCTTTTTCGATGGCAATAAGGTGGAGAAATTTCACCCGAAGCTCGCGATCGACCAGGGGATCGAGACGATCCAGCAGTCCGTCGGCCTCTGCGACAACCTGTCGATCGCGCGCAATTTCTATCTCGGACGCGAGCCGGTCAAGCGTGTTCTCGGCATCCCCTTCCTCGATATGGGCAAGATGCGAGAGAAGTCTACACGCGTGATCCGGCAATTCGGCTTGCGTGGAAATGTCTCCGCGGACGACGAGGTGGAACGCCTGTCAGGCGGAGAACGTCAGTCCGTGAAGATCGGTCGCGCGGTCGAATTCAAGAACAGGGTCGTCATCATGGACGAGCCGACGAACCATCTGTCGGTACGCGAACGCGAGCACGTCAACGAGCTCGCCGTCCAGCTCAAGGAGCAAGGCCTGCTGGTCATCTACATCACCCACGACATCTTCCAGGTGCACAAGCTCGCCGACCGAATTGTGATCATGGAGAATGGCGAAAAGGTCGCGGACGCAACGACGAATTCCATGACGGCGGAAGAACTCGAAGAGGTTATCCGCCAGGGCGGGCGCGTCGTGGAAAAGCGGGAGGCGGTCTGA
- the tnpB gene encoding IS66 family insertion sequence element accessory protein TnpB (TnpB, as the term is used for proteins encoded by IS66 family insertion elements, is considered an accessory protein, since TnpC, encoded by a neighboring gene, is a DDE family transposase.) — translation MFRLGADLQVYLHREPIDFRAGINSLAVLVQETMALDPFAPAVFAFCNRRRDRMKLLFFDRSGFVLVLKRLTEDKFRWPRREVAVVTVTTEQLHWILDGIDIDAMVRHPVRQYQVAG, via the coding sequence ATGTTCAGACTGGGCGCTGACCTTCAGGTCTACCTGCATCGCGAACCGATCGACTTTCGGGCTGGCATCAACAGCCTTGCAGTTCTGGTCCAGGAGACGATGGCGCTCGATCCGTTTGCTCCAGCGGTTTTTGCGTTCTGCAATCGCCGTCGCGACCGGATGAAGCTCTTGTTCTTCGACCGATCGGGCTTTGTGCTGGTCCTGAAGCGGCTGACCGAGGACAAGTTCCGATGGCCTCGCCGTGAGGTGGCGGTGGTCACGGTGACGACCGAGCAACTGCACTGGATCCTCGACGGCATCGATATCGATGCGATGGTCCGCCACCCGGTGCGGCAGTATCAGGTCGCCGGCTGA
- the tnpA gene encoding IS66-like element accessory protein TnpA: MMEEGQKLVVRLVGRNGRRRFDPASKDRLISACLEPGASVSKLALEHGVNANLVWKWIKKAKEFRALPPSSTSAFLPVQITAASSLPMQSSAFALEMPATDGEERRSQSERIDRLSSPAKVSASLPNGVKLTLECSDVDVLAAIIGALGHVQTGR, translated from the coding sequence ATGATGGAAGAAGGTCAAAAGCTTGTCGTGCGACTCGTTGGTCGGAATGGACGACGCCGGTTCGATCCAGCATCGAAAGACCGTCTTATTTCGGCCTGCCTTGAACCTGGCGCATCAGTATCGAAACTTGCGCTCGAACATGGGGTCAACGCGAACCTCGTTTGGAAATGGATAAAGAAGGCCAAGGAGTTCCGTGCTCTGCCGCCGTCTTCGACATCGGCTTTTCTTCCGGTTCAGATCACCGCGGCGAGCAGCCTGCCAATGCAGAGCAGCGCGTTTGCGTTGGAGATGCCTGCCACGGATGGTGAAGAGCGACGATCGCAATCGGAGAGGATCGACCGGCTGTCCTCTCCAGCCAAGGTGAGCGCGTCACTGCCGAACGGTGTGAAGCTGACGCTGGAATGTAGTGATGTGGACGTGTTGGCAGCAATAATCGGAGCGTTGGGTCATGTTCAGACTGGGCGCTGA
- a CDS encoding ABC transporter permease: MALSSAKPLIRRHAEIGIFLIGAVLIVIFASTSDGRWANLYNIGTILQVTATLGLMSLGVALVIGTGEIDISVGSTFGMGALAYLWLAAQVDPSIAAVAAVLVGAAIGLFNGFLITRTGTPSLIITLGTLMIFRGIAIALTEGFSFSIPYAARKGWTYFVLGGGDFLGFNTALYWLMSLTVILLVALKATPFGNRLLAVGGSAESAHSRGVRVDRIKLSAFVLCGMLAGFAGTLEAGKLGFADGSMGRLMELQAIASCVLGGCLLAGGRISLPGALMGAFVLSSIQSYLVVTGVRPQWFILVLGLIVVLAAYGDRSLRQWALRK, encoded by the coding sequence ATGGCTCTCTCCTCCGCCAAGCCTCTCATTCGGCGTCACGCGGAGATCGGGATCTTCCTGATCGGCGCCGTTCTGATCGTCATCTTCGCCTCAACATCGGACGGTCGGTGGGCCAATCTCTACAATATTGGCACCATCCTGCAGGTGACGGCAACGTTGGGTTTGATGAGCCTCGGCGTCGCTCTGGTGATCGGGACGGGCGAGATCGACATCTCAGTCGGTTCGACTTTCGGCATGGGGGCGCTGGCCTACCTCTGGCTTGCGGCTCAGGTTGACCCGTCGATCGCCGCAGTTGCTGCGGTGTTGGTCGGCGCCGCGATCGGACTGTTCAACGGTTTTCTAATCACCCGAACCGGCACGCCATCCCTCATCATCACGCTTGGGACGCTGATGATCTTCCGCGGCATCGCCATCGCTCTGACCGAGGGATTTTCATTCTCTATTCCCTATGCAGCGCGCAAGGGCTGGACCTACTTCGTCCTCGGCGGCGGTGACTTCCTGGGCTTTAACACCGCGCTTTACTGGCTCATGAGCTTGACCGTCATTCTCCTGGTGGCGTTGAAAGCAACGCCTTTCGGCAACCGCCTTCTCGCCGTTGGCGGGTCTGCCGAAAGCGCGCATTCGCGTGGCGTTCGCGTTGATCGCATCAAACTGTCCGCTTTTGTCCTATGCGGCATGTTGGCGGGTTTCGCTGGCACGCTCGAGGCCGGCAAGCTTGGCTTCGCAGACGGCTCGATGGGACGCCTGATGGAACTGCAGGCAATTGCCTCCTGCGTGCTTGGCGGCTGCCTGCTCGCCGGCGGCAGGATCTCGCTGCCAGGTGCGCTGATGGGGGCCTTCGTTCTATCCTCCATCCAATCCTATCTCGTGGTTACGGGCGTCCGTCCACAATGGTTCATCCTCGTCCTTGGTCTCATCGTGGTACTCGCCGCCTACGGCGACCGATCGCTGCGGCAATGGGCGCTTCGCAAGTAG
- a CDS encoding Gfo/Idh/MocA family oxidoreductase, with protein sequence MSVRVAIIGAGIMGADHARIVAEDLPGASLQVVCDASQERAREAADEYGAGDVSDDPLATIRRDDVDAILIASPDETHAPLALAAIEAGKPVLCEKPLSQSSKECQNVIAAEVSRGRQFVQLGFMRRFDPSYRDMKAALDDGSLGAAIMMHNFHRNVEAPANFTGQMAITNSAPHEFDVARFVLGADYKAISVFQPAGIDASRTGAPVFMVLETDKGQLVNIEINNNAAYGYDVRGELIGEKGSVFLNAPIHTRQNGRLMSYERYAPDWRPRFAEAYRLQNKAFLNFVRTGKFPPIAADAWDGYCAARVAEAGVDALVSGERIALARAEKPSLYKH encoded by the coding sequence ATGTCTGTCAGAGTAGCGATCATAGGCGCGGGTATCATGGGGGCCGATCACGCCCGCATTGTCGCTGAAGATCTTCCGGGAGCCTCGCTGCAGGTTGTGTGCGACGCCTCGCAGGAGCGCGCGCGCGAGGCGGCCGACGAATACGGGGCAGGTGACGTCTCGGACGATCCGCTTGCCACCATCAGACGCGATGACGTTGATGCCATTCTGATTGCCAGCCCCGACGAAACCCATGCGCCGCTTGCGCTTGCAGCCATCGAAGCCGGAAAGCCGGTGCTTTGCGAGAAGCCACTCTCGCAAAGTTCGAAGGAGTGCCAGAACGTCATCGCGGCGGAAGTGTCCCGCGGCCGGCAGTTCGTCCAACTAGGCTTCATGCGTCGCTTCGATCCGTCCTATCGCGACATGAAGGCGGCCTTGGACGACGGCTCGCTCGGGGCCGCGATCATGATGCACAACTTCCACCGGAACGTGGAAGCGCCTGCGAACTTCACGGGCCAGATGGCTATCACCAACTCTGCCCCCCACGAGTTCGATGTCGCCCGGTTCGTCCTCGGCGCCGATTACAAGGCGATCTCCGTCTTCCAGCCAGCCGGGATAGATGCTTCCAGGACGGGAGCGCCGGTCTTCATGGTCCTGGAGACCGACAAGGGCCAGTTGGTCAACATCGAGATCAACAACAACGCCGCCTACGGTTATGACGTCCGCGGTGAGCTCATCGGCGAAAAGGGGTCAGTCTTTCTCAACGCGCCGATCCATACGCGACAGAACGGCCGGCTCATGTCCTACGAGCGTTATGCGCCGGATTGGAGGCCGCGATTTGCGGAAGCCTATCGGCTTCAGAACAAGGCCTTTCTCAATTTCGTCCGAACCGGGAAATTCCCTCCAATCGCGGCAGACGCTTGGGACGGCTACTGCGCAGCGCGCGTTGCGGAAGCGGGCGTCGATGCCCTCGTGAGTGGCGAGCGCATCGCCCTTGCAAGGGCGGAAAAGCCGTCCCTCTACAAGCATTAA
- a CDS encoding sugar phosphate isomerase/epimerase family protein, which translates to MRLGFVSDSLGGMTFDGLLDNAARLGVSGVEVNTGGWSTAPHFDLKLMKASADARRAFTRAFETRGLEIIALNANGNPLHPTQPEQGECLKDTIRIAGEMGIKTVCTMSGLPAGREDDLMPNWVVSSWPPETQEILRYQWEEKLLPFWTEIVVLAKDCGVERIALELHGNQCVYNVPSLLKLRAAVGPIVGANLDPSHLFWMGADPLVAAEALGEAVYHVHAKDTMLNLPVQATTSLLENGSLMDIPARSWSYITLGFGHGEEWWRQFCYRLKLAGYDGWLSIEHEDVLLNSLEGLEKSVALLKGVMPVAPSDFKPQAI; encoded by the coding sequence ATGAGACTCGGCTTTGTTTCCGACAGCCTCGGCGGAATGACATTCGATGGGCTTCTCGACAACGCCGCGCGCCTTGGTGTCTCGGGCGTAGAGGTCAACACGGGCGGCTGGTCGACAGCGCCCCACTTCGACCTGAAACTCATGAAGGCTAGCGCCGATGCGCGCCGCGCCTTCACTCGCGCCTTCGAAACCCGCGGGCTCGAGATCATTGCGTTGAATGCCAACGGCAATCCCTTGCATCCAACCCAACCCGAACAGGGCGAGTGCCTCAAGGACACGATCCGCATCGCCGGCGAGATGGGAATCAAGACCGTCTGCACCATGTCCGGACTGCCGGCAGGACGTGAAGACGATCTGATGCCGAATTGGGTCGTCTCTTCCTGGCCGCCGGAAACGCAAGAGATCTTGCGTTACCAGTGGGAGGAAAAGCTCCTACCCTTCTGGACGGAAATCGTCGTTCTCGCGAAAGATTGCGGCGTCGAGCGCATCGCGCTCGAGCTTCACGGCAACCAGTGCGTCTACAACGTTCCCTCGCTTCTGAAGCTCCGGGCGGCCGTCGGCCCGATTGTCGGCGCCAATCTCGATCCATCGCATCTGTTCTGGATGGGCGCGGATCCTCTCGTCGCCGCCGAAGCACTCGGCGAGGCCGTCTATCACGTCCATGCCAAGGACACGATGCTCAACTTGCCTGTCCAGGCGACAACTTCGCTCCTCGAGAATGGCTCGCTGATGGACATTCCGGCGCGAAGCTGGTCCTACATCACCCTCGGCTTCGGCCATGGCGAGGAGTGGTGGCGACAGTTCTGCTACCGGCTGAAACTGGCAGGCTATGACGGCTGGCTGTCGATCGAGCACGAGGACGTGCTGCTCAATAGCCTCGAAGGGTTGGAGAAATCGGTCGCGCTGCTCAAGGGGGTGATGCCCGTCGCGCCGAGTGACTTCAAGCCGCAGGCAATCTGA
- a CDS encoding thiolase family protein yields the protein MSTRDIILAHPVRTAIGAFNGTLKGIPATELGAIAVRETLRRAGIEADVVGSVVMGNVIQAGNRMNPARQAAIGGGLPVEVPAMTVNRVCGSGAQAILSAAQEIAAGDYNVAIAGGMENMDRAPYLMDGGRWGYRMGPAQILDSMLSDGLNDAFSGQHSGWHTEDLVEKMQITRADQDAFAARSQQSFAAARDAGHFDVEIVAVEVKGRKGTESFATDEAPRSDTTVESLARLRPAFRPEGTITAGNAPGLNSAAAAMIVAERGLAEARGIAPMGRLAGYGLAGVEPGMFGLGPVPAVRKALARAGWSLSDIERIEINEAFAAVPIAVARELGLPEDIVNVDGGAIAHGHPIGATGAILTTRLLHAMKREGLRRAIVTLCIGGGQGIALALEAL from the coding sequence ATGAGCACACGCGACATCATCCTAGCCCACCCCGTCCGCACTGCGATCGGCGCTTTCAACGGCACGCTGAAAGGCATTCCGGCAACCGAACTTGGAGCCATTGCAGTGCGAGAGACCCTGCGCCGCGCCGGTATCGAGGCAGACGTGGTCGGCAGTGTGGTTATGGGCAATGTCATCCAGGCGGGAAACCGCATGAACCCGGCGCGGCAGGCTGCAATTGGTGGCGGGCTTCCGGTCGAGGTGCCGGCGATGACCGTCAATCGGGTCTGCGGCTCGGGCGCGCAGGCGATCCTGAGCGCCGCGCAGGAGATCGCAGCGGGCGACTATAATGTGGCCATCGCCGGTGGGATGGAGAACATGGACCGCGCACCCTATCTCATGGACGGCGGGCGTTGGGGCTATCGCATGGGACCAGCCCAGATCCTCGACAGCATGCTGAGCGACGGGCTTAACGACGCTTTCTCGGGCCAGCATTCGGGATGGCACACCGAAGATCTCGTCGAAAAGATGCAGATCACGCGTGCCGATCAGGACGCCTTCGCTGCGCGCTCACAGCAGAGCTTTGCGGCCGCGCGAGATGCCGGTCATTTTGACGTTGAAATCGTCGCGGTCGAGGTAAAGGGCCGCAAGGGAACGGAAAGCTTTGCCACCGACGAAGCGCCGCGCTCCGATACGACGGTCGAGTCGCTTGCCCGTTTACGCCCAGCCTTTCGGCCCGAAGGTACGATCACGGCCGGCAACGCGCCGGGGCTGAACAGCGCGGCAGCGGCGATGATCGTCGCCGAGCGCGGCCTTGCCGAGGCAAGGGGCATCGCGCCGATGGGTCGGCTTGCGGGTTATGGTCTCGCCGGAGTGGAACCGGGCATGTTCGGGCTCGGCCCTGTTCCCGCCGTGCGCAAGGCGCTGGCAAGGGCAGGCTGGAGCCTTTCCGATATCGAGCGTATCGAGATCAACGAGGCCTTCGCCGCCGTGCCCATCGCGGTCGCCCGCGAGCTCGGCCTGCCGGAAGACATCGTCAATGTCGACGGCGGCGCAATTGCGCATGGCCACCCGATCGGCGCGACCGGCGCCATCCTGACCACGCGGCTCCTGCATGCGATGAAGCGTGAGGGATTGCGCCGCGCGATCGTGACACTTTGCATCGGCGGAGGACAAGGCATTGCACTAGCGCTGGAGGCGCTATAG
- a CDS encoding sugar ABC transporter substrate-binding protein: protein MKFRNSILLSALMAATALGGIANAQDGEKQYRFVMVSHIGSNDPNMGWLTKSMEEFEKKYPNVKTEYISTNNYSVQEHVRLLEQAISTQPDGIAVPIVSSDAFEGPLRKAIEAGIPVVAFNIPDGRPEGERIPYLTYVGGDEYLTGKKLGEYALEKAEAGEIPKPTHVVCASHDSAHQGLKARCAGMKDAMEKAGTKVDELFIGAEPATARNTLQSFLQANPDTNYIFTVAGWSSPWAWGVANEMKLEPDVDDKGMTVLTVDEGPVSIEGVRAGHVLATNSQGFWLQGYAPMEWLYWNKEFGYAPQSNILTGPVIINKDNADKWAELVRGVFGDKAYDEQNTW from the coding sequence ATGAAATTCCGAAATTCAATCCTGCTTTCTGCCTTGATGGCCGCCACCGCTCTCGGAGGCATAGCCAATGCGCAGGACGGCGAAAAGCAATATCGCTTCGTCATGGTCTCTCACATCGGGTCGAACGATCCGAACATGGGTTGGCTGACGAAGTCGATGGAGGAGTTCGAAAAGAAATATCCGAACGTCAAAACCGAATACATCTCCACCAACAACTATTCGGTCCAGGAACACGTTCGCCTTCTCGAGCAGGCTATCTCGACTCAACCTGATGGCATCGCCGTCCCGATCGTCAGTTCCGACGCCTTTGAAGGGCCGCTGCGCAAGGCCATCGAAGCCGGCATTCCGGTCGTCGCCTTCAATATTCCGGACGGCCGGCCTGAGGGCGAGCGCATTCCCTACCTGACCTATGTTGGCGGCGATGAATATCTGACCGGCAAGAAGCTCGGCGAATACGCGCTCGAAAAGGCCGAAGCCGGCGAAATTCCGAAACCGACCCATGTCGTCTGCGCAAGCCATGACTCCGCCCACCAGGGTCTCAAGGCTCGTTGCGCCGGCATGAAGGACGCAATGGAGAAGGCCGGCACCAAGGTCGATGAACTCTTCATCGGCGCCGAACCGGCGACGGCGCGCAACACCTTGCAGTCCTTCCTGCAGGCCAACCCGGATACCAACTACATCTTCACGGTTGCTGGCTGGTCTTCCCCCTGGGCATGGGGTGTCGCCAATGAGATGAAGCTCGAGCCGGATGTCGACGACAAGGGCATGACCGTCCTGACGGTTGACGAGGGTCCGGTCTCGATCGAGGGCGTGCGCGCCGGGCATGTGCTGGCGACGAACAGCCAGGGCTTCTGGCTGCAGGGTTACGCGCCGATGGAATGGCTCTACTGGAACAAGGAGTTCGGCTACGCGCCGCAGTCGAATATCCTGACCGGTCCCGTGATCATCAACAAGGACAATGCAGACAAGTGGGCCGAACTGGTCCGCGGCGTCTTTGGCGACAAGGCCTACGACGAGCAGAACACCTGGTAA
- a CDS encoding ABC transporter permease produces MKQLVRSQGFGAIIGVVVMLVVFSLIDFSGWWTAQTITNVTQFTAILSFVALGQALVIMTKEIDLSVGSVYGLAGVAFITLEPSFGVPGSLVIALVMAAFVGLLQAFAVVKGHLPSMIVTLGGLFAVRGIIYVWTGGSVHNFSADARTHPVTRLFGGELFGVEAAIFWLVVVAAVLGIVLWATPFGNRLLATGGSRESAESRGVRTDRVKIWAFVLCSLLAGFAGILTLCNQPQTHVTLGENMELEAISAAVIGGCLLTGGRGSIIGAVLGALIVVSFRYELIALGAPSSWYITFVGVVLIVAVIFNQKLARFLGHSV; encoded by the coding sequence ATGAAACAGCTTGTGCGAAGCCAGGGCTTCGGCGCGATCATCGGCGTCGTCGTCATGCTTGTCGTGTTTTCCCTCATCGACTTTTCCGGCTGGTGGACCGCCCAGACCATCACCAATGTCACGCAGTTCACAGCCATCTTGTCCTTCGTCGCCTTGGGCCAGGCCCTTGTCATCATGACGAAGGAAATCGACCTGTCCGTCGGCTCCGTCTACGGGCTGGCTGGCGTTGCCTTCATCACGCTGGAACCGAGTTTCGGCGTGCCCGGCTCGCTCGTCATAGCGCTGGTCATGGCTGCCTTCGTCGGCCTTCTTCAGGCGTTTGCCGTGGTGAAGGGGCACTTGCCGTCGATGATCGTGACGCTCGGCGGCCTCTTTGCGGTCCGCGGGATCATCTATGTCTGGACGGGTGGCTCGGTCCACAATTTCTCAGCCGATGCACGCACCCATCCGGTGACCCGTCTCTTCGGCGGCGAACTGTTCGGTGTCGAAGCGGCCATATTCTGGCTTGTCGTGGTCGCGGCCGTTCTCGGTATCGTCCTCTGGGCCACACCCTTCGGAAATCGCCTTCTGGCCACCGGGGGAAGCCGTGAAAGCGCGGAATCGCGCGGCGTCCGTACCGACCGAGTGAAGATCTGGGCCTTCGTCCTTTGCTCGCTGCTCGCCGGATTCGCCGGCATCCTGACCCTATGCAACCAGCCGCAAACCCATGTCACGCTCGGCGAAAATATGGAGCTCGAGGCCATATCTGCCGCGGTCATCGGCGGCTGCCTGCTGACTGGCGGACGCGGCTCGATCATTGGAGCCGTACTTGGAGCTCTGATCGTCGTTAGCTTCCGCTACGAACTAATCGCTCTTGGCGCGCCCTCGTCCTGGTACATCACCTTCGTTGGTGTCGTGCTCATCGTGGCGGTCATCTTCAATCAGAAACTGGCCCGTTTCCTCGGACACAGCGTTTGA